Proteins co-encoded in one Verrucomicrobiota bacterium genomic window:
- a CDS encoding cytochrome c oxidase subunit II: MFQKINEWMGMPPPMSEHGPMIDHMLAMLHLFMLALFVGWSTFFVYTLIRFRRRRNPKADHGGVKNHTSSHLEVGVIVVEAMLLLGFAFPLWAVRVNDFPESEDTVRVRVYGYQYGWLYQYPGPDGKFGRHDPFLVTSENPVGMDPEDPNSEDDIVESGVLNLPLERPAILYITSKDVIHNYAIPKMRIAQDANPSLFVPMWFTPVELGTVDVICGQLCGGGHANMANLLTIMPSEEWNAQYAPAPEAPTDA, from the coding sequence GTGTTTCAGAAGATCAATGAATGGATGGGGATGCCGCCTCCCATGTCGGAGCACGGCCCCATGATCGATCACATGCTAGCCATGTTGCATCTTTTCATGCTGGCGCTGTTTGTTGGCTGGTCCACTTTCTTCGTCTACACGCTCATCCGGTTCCGCCGGCGTCGGAATCCCAAGGCCGATCACGGCGGGGTCAAAAACCACACCTCGAGCCACCTTGAGGTGGGAGTGATCGTGGTGGAAGCCATGCTTTTGCTGGGTTTTGCCTTCCCGCTGTGGGCCGTTCGCGTGAACGATTTTCCGGAGTCCGAGGATACGGTCCGTGTTCGGGTTTATGGCTACCAGTATGGCTGGCTCTATCAGTATCCCGGCCCCGATGGGAAATTTGGCCGACACGATCCTTTCTTGGTCACCAGTGAAAACCCGGTCGGCATGGACCCGGAGGATCCGAATTCCGAAGATGACATCGTCGAGTCCGGTGTTCTCAATCTGCCTCTGGAACGGCCAGCGATTCTCTACATTACCTCCAAGGATGTCATTCACAATTACGCCATCCCCAAAATGCGAATCGCGCAGGATGCCAATCCCAGCCTCTTCGTCCCGATGTGGTTCACCCCGGTGGAGCTGGGAACAGTCGACGTGATTTGCGGGCAACTCTGCGGAGGGGGACATGCCAATATGGCCAATCTCTTGACGATTATGCCGAGCGAGGAGTGGAACGCGCAATACGCGCCTGCCCCCGAGGCTCCGACCGACGCCTAG
- a CDS encoding cytochrome C oxidase subunit IV family protein, producing the protein MASSPEEIKKQTKTFLLIGFTLFIFTIITVAMYFVDLGNHALNLTVGMLIAAFKATLVALYFMHLISEKKLIYWVLGFCVVFVIGMLFLTLWADMWTGIGQDLNFDY; encoded by the coding sequence ATGGCCAGCAGCCCGGAAGAAATCAAGAAACAGACCAAAACCTTTCTTCTGATTGGTTTCACTCTCTTCATCTTCACCATCATCACGGTGGCGATGTATTTCGTCGATTTGGGCAATCACGCCCTCAACCTGACGGTGGGGATGCTGATTGCCGCTTTCAAAGCGACTCTGGTGGCCCTCTACTTCATGCACTTGATTTCCGAGAAAAAGCTGATCTATTGGGTGCTCGGATTTTGTGTCGTTTTCGTCATCGGGATGCTCTTTCTGACCCTCTGGGCTGACATGTGGACCGGAATCGGCCAAGACTTGAACTTCGACTACTGA